The proteins below are encoded in one region of Halocatena salina:
- a CDS encoding CHAT domain-containing protein: MNGIELRDAVRVVPRSGSEPPALDLVDDIEGVRAQLSTSRRVRPARCPSAQFRFPVDVAYELSPLAIWTNQSNPVLVQGDDGLVCAELAKHEHASLSARQHTVDIASLGLKVYLRVEGEIEISHTDERGRIIDCRGAETVQLGLRSFHDAPAATVTTTDQPRDVMRALSCLGSALKTTSCERSFPTLRGHPPLFERGECFQAATDLERTKETASVRIEVPPTLETIYPVAPLAYYLNAVVIPGESPRLVAGDSTIPLDRGEGLEHGVARLLKHVFTLDCITRTEGLYQLPLGERTALEERLSDTIAIDFATLHERSLAKQVQEYLSVPFDLIEDLVPRWPVTADVRPVGNYLPYLPFVVASLGTIRCLPMSCPWSPPSDSPEIEAFYRAADHATSCEDETRSGTGEPLVRSGSPTRSSENSFDSARSSVIHSPPSSESIAQLWLADGYPMQGTKPILSAFERRFDQVTATEYEVAVISNDVRMEAESDVAELYGQREQMDFEVTIREQLSCADLRELFAEEYDLVHYVGHVDADGLQCEDGWLDACTLETVNTRMFVLNGCRSYEQGKALVERGAVSGLCTLANIGNTPATQIGRTVARLLNGGFSLSGVLDIISEDFLTGQQYMIVGDPSRAVVKRHDGTSILAEITSASDGDEFLVDIHGHPTIRSPVGMLYAPAIDEETFYLNSGHMTTVTASRSEIKEYLHHDRFPVRINGSFMWSDVVSLDSIE, translated from the coding sequence ATGAACGGAATCGAGCTCAGAGACGCCGTTCGCGTCGTTCCCCGGTCGGGGTCTGAGCCGCCAGCGCTCGATCTCGTCGACGACATCGAGGGGGTTCGGGCCCAACTCTCGACGAGTCGACGTGTGCGGCCAGCACGCTGTCCGAGTGCTCAGTTTCGATTCCCCGTGGATGTGGCCTACGAACTGTCTCCGCTTGCGATCTGGACCAATCAGTCCAATCCGGTACTCGTTCAGGGAGATGATGGACTCGTCTGTGCCGAACTCGCAAAGCACGAGCACGCCTCGTTGTCAGCAAGGCAGCACACTGTTGATATCGCTTCGTTGGGTCTGAAGGTGTATCTGCGCGTTGAGGGCGAGATAGAGATTTCTCACACTGACGAGCGGGGCCGGATCATCGACTGTCGAGGGGCTGAGACAGTTCAGTTGGGGCTGCGATCGTTTCACGACGCACCGGCGGCCACGGTAACGACGACCGACCAGCCTCGGGATGTCATGCGTGCGCTGTCCTGTCTGGGTTCGGCGCTGAAAACCACCTCCTGTGAGCGGTCGTTTCCGACGCTACGGGGTCATCCTCCGCTGTTCGAGCGCGGTGAGTGCTTTCAGGCGGCCACAGATCTAGAACGGACCAAGGAGACGGCGAGCGTCCGCATCGAGGTACCTCCCACTCTTGAGACGATCTATCCGGTCGCCCCGCTGGCCTACTACCTGAACGCCGTCGTCATTCCCGGGGAGTCTCCGCGCCTCGTGGCTGGCGACAGCACCATCCCTCTCGATCGCGGCGAGGGACTCGAACACGGCGTCGCTCGCCTGCTCAAACACGTCTTCACGCTCGATTGCATCACGCGAACGGAGGGGCTGTATCAGCTTCCACTCGGGGAACGCACAGCACTCGAAGAACGCCTCTCGGATACCATCGCGATCGATTTTGCAACACTTCACGAACGATCCCTTGCCAAACAGGTGCAGGAGTATCTCTCCGTCCCGTTCGATCTCATCGAAGATCTCGTGCCGCGCTGGCCGGTGACCGCCGACGTTCGACCGGTTGGGAACTATCTTCCATATCTCCCGTTCGTCGTTGCGAGCCTCGGCACCATCCGGTGTCTCCCGATGAGTTGCCCGTGGTCGCCTCCTTCGGATTCCCCAGAGATCGAGGCGTTCTATCGAGCGGCAGATCACGCGACCTCGTGTGAGGATGAAACACGCAGTGGAACTGGTGAGCCACTGGTGCGGTCGGGATCCCCAACTCGCTCCTCGGAAAACAGCTTCGACAGTGCCCGTTCATCGGTTATCCATAGCCCCCCATCTTCTGAGAGCATCGCCCAGCTCTGGCTTGCAGATGGGTACCCGATGCAGGGTACAAAGCCGATACTCTCCGCGTTCGAGCGCCGATTCGATCAGGTCACAGCGACTGAGTACGAAGTGGCAGTGATCAGCAACGACGTACGGATGGAGGCCGAATCGGACGTCGCCGAACTGTACGGACAACGGGAGCAAATGGATTTCGAAGTAACAATACGTGAACAATTGTCTTGTGCCGATCTTCGAGAGCTGTTTGCCGAGGAGTACGATCTCGTCCACTACGTGGGACACGTCGACGCAGACGGACTCCAGTGTGAGGACGGCTGGTTGGACGCTTGTACGCTCGAAACAGTCAATACCCGGATGTTCGTTCTCAACGGCTGTCGCTCCTACGAGCAGGGCAAGGCGTTGGTGGAACGCGGTGCGGTTAGCGGGCTGTGTACGCTAGCGAACATCGGTAACACACCGGCCACCCAGATCGGTCGCACCGTCGCACGACTACTCAATGGCGGATTCAGCCTCAGTGGTGTTCTCGATATCATCAGTGAGGATTTTCTCACCGGACAGCAGTATATGATCGTGGGCGATCCCAGTAGAGCGGTCGTGAAACGACACGATGGTACCTCAATCCTCGCCGAAATCACGTCCGCCTCAGATGGCGACGAGTTTCTCGTGGATATTCACGGCCACCCAACGATTCGCTCACCGGTCGGTATGCTCTATGCGCCGGCCATAGACGAAGAGACGTTTTATCTCAATAGTGGTCACATGACGACGGTCACCGCTTCCCGATCAGAAATTAAAGAGTATCTTCACCACGATCGGTTTCCCGTTCGGATCAACGGATCGTTTATGTGGAGTGATGTGGTGTCTCTTGACTCGATCGAATGA
- a CDS encoding DUF7503 family protein, protein MFVDTIAARVAKHPKLMSALLTVLLVLSQSGVVIAREATYPGP, encoded by the coding sequence ATGTTCGTAGACACAATCGCGGCGCGCGTGGCAAAGCATCCAAAATTAATGTCTGCACTGTTGACGGTCCTGTTAGTACTCTCACAGAGTGGCGTCGTGATCGCTCGGGAGGCCACCTACCCCGGGCCGTGA